The Vigna unguiculata cultivar IT97K-499-35 chromosome 6, ASM411807v1, whole genome shotgun sequence genome contains a region encoding:
- the LOC114188258 gene encoding uncharacterized protein At5g39865, which produces MWQPWNKPRSSSFSCSSFKDIQTLILDEPSTTKPKPSIFHRVTLANKLLRAWSNHPKLAARASEDPPRAAQTQPLPSIPRAEQRVVVYFTSLRVVRGTFEDCKTVRSILRGFRVALDERDVSMDSGFLAELRRVTGRKTGLTLPRVFVNGRYVGGAEEVRWLHENGELRKLLEGLPAADSHLRACHVCDDHRFLLCGECSGARKVYAEKGGFKTCTACNESGLIRCISCSC; this is translated from the coding sequence ATGTGGCAACCTTGGAACAAACCACGTTCATCTTCCTTCTCATGTTCTTCCTTCAAAGACATTCAAACCCTCATATTAGATGAACCCTCCACCACCAAACCCAAACCCTCAATTTTCCACCGGGTCACACTCGCCAACAAGCTCCTCCGAGCGTGGTCAAATCACCCCAAACTTGCCGCACGCGCCTCCGAGGACCCCCCACGCGCCGCCCAGACGCAACCCCTGCCGTCCATCCCCCGCGCGGAGCAGCGCGTTGTGGTGTACTTCACGAGCCTCCGCGTGGTCCGCGGCACGTTCGAGGACTGCAAAACGGTGCGTTCCATCCTGCGCGGATTCCGCGTCGCTCTGGACGAGCGCGACGTTTCGATGGACTCGGGTTTTCTCGCGGAGCTCCGTCGGGTCACGGGTCGCAAAACGGGTCTGACTCTCCCTCGTGTGTTCGTCAACGGAAGGTACGTGGGTGGGGCCGAGGAGGTGCGGTGGCTGCACGAGAATGGCGAGCTCAGGAAGCTCCTCGAAGGTCTGCCCGCAGCAGATTCTCATCTGCGCGCTTGCCACGTGTGCGACGATCACAGGTTCCTGCTGTGTGGGGAATGTTCCGGTGCGCGCAAGGTGTACGCGGAGAAGGGTGGGTTCAAGACGTGTACGGCGTGCAACGAGAGTGGCCTCATCAGGTGCATCTCTTGCTCTTGCTGA
- the LOC114188257 gene encoding LRR repeats and ubiquitin-like domain-containing protein At2g30105, with protein MEADSNATTITINVKFNGVNIPVSISPNSTIKDLKSLLLPSTNVLPRGQKLIFKGKVLEDPVTLTASNLTNGSKLMLVASQGLYQGDGPILKKANVVPKSRKDSHSGSSNDVKKIPVKNRMERWKATGVVALSESNLEAIPEEVWVCGSSVRVLDCNNNSIKSVPVEIARLTSLEKLFMNSNEIEDESIKWEGLTTLKHITVLTLNYNNLTTLPSALGSLTSLKELHVSNNKLGGFPDEIGHLTKLEVLQANNNRISIISDTIGNCHSLVEVDFSSNFLSELPETFSSLKNLKALYLSNNAMKSLPSKLFKTCFQLSTLDLHNTEITIDLLRQFEGWDNFDERRRSKHQKQIDFRVGVSRDFDEGADKN; from the exons ATGGAAGCCGATTCGAATGCCACCACCATAACCATAAACGTCAAGTTCAATGGCGTCAACATACCCGTCTCAATTTCACCCAACTCTACCATCAAAGACCTCAAGTCCCTTCTTCTACCTTCCACCAATGTCCTCCCTCGGGGCCAGAAACTCATCTTCAAAG GTAAGGTTTTGGAAGACCCCGTCACTTTGACTGCATCCAACTTGACTAATGGATCCAAACTCATGCTTGTGGCTTCTCAAGGTTTATATCAAGGG GATGGACCCATCTTGAAGAAAGCTAATGTTGTTCCCAAATCGAGGAAAGATAGTCACTCAGGCTCTAGCAATGATGTGAAGAAAATTCCTGTCAAGAACAGGATGGAACGGTGGAAAGCAACAGGAGTTGTAGCATTGTCTGAAAGCAACTTGGag gCCATACCTGAAGAAGTGTGGGTTTGTGGATCTTCTGTAAGAGTTCTAGATTGCAACAACAATTCAATCAAAAGTGTCCCTGTCGAAATTGCACGTCTTACAAGTCTAGAG AAACTATTCATGAATTCAAATGAGATAGAGGATGAATCAATCAAGTGGGAAGGACTAACAACTTTGAAGCACATAACTGTATTAACATTGAACTATAACAA TTTAACTACTTTGCCGTCTGCGCTTGGGTCACTTACCTCTTTGAAGGAGCTGCATGTTTCCAATAATAAATTGGGTGGCTTTCCTGATGAAATAGGGCATTTGACTAAACTAGAAGTTTTGCAAGCCAACAACAATAg GATAAGTATCATCAGTGACACTATTGGGAACTGCCATTCTCTTGTTGAG GTTGATTTCTCATCAAATTTTCTGTCAGAATTGCCAGAGACATTTAGTAGTTTGAAAAATTTGAAG GCACTGTATCTTAGTAACAATGCCATGAAATCTCTTCCATCAAAACTATTCAAGACTTGTTTTCAACTCTCCACACTGGATCTCCACAACACAGAAATCACAATTGATCTCCTTCGCCAG TTTGAAGGATGGGACAATTTTGATGAGCGACGGCGTTCAAAGCATCAAAAACAAATTGATTTCCGGGTTGGAGTCTCTAGAGATTTTGATGAAGGTGCTGATAAGaactaa
- the LOC114188175 gene encoding ubiquitin-activating enzyme E1 1 — MLPTKRPCEVPVAAEETENSDICSSSFSKKNRIAAGTADSTVKNDDFTVRSFNNNSSSKSGSTSEGASAMALGDSNPPEIDEDLHSRQLAVYGRETMRRLFGSSVLVSGMQGLGVEIAKNLILAGVKSVTLHDEGTVELWDLSSNFVFSENDVGKNRATSSVSKLQELNNAVIVQSLTTPLTKEQLSNFQAVVFTDISLEKACEFNDYCRSQQPPIAFIKTEVRGLFGSVFCDFGPEFTVVDVDGEEPHSGIIASISNDNPALVSCVDDERLEFQDGDLVVFSEIHGMKELNDGKPRKIKNARAYSFTLEEDTTNYGMYEKGGIVTQVKQSKVLNFKSLREALSDPGDFLLSDFSKFDRPPLLHLAFQGLDKFISELGRLPVAGSEEDAKKLVSIVSEINDNTTDGKLEDINPKLLRNFAFGARAVLNPMAAMFGGIVGQEVVKACSGKFHPLFQFFYFDSVESLPSDPVDPDDFKPVNGRYDAQISVFGRKLQKRLEDAKVFVVGSGALGCEFLKNLALMGVSCGSQGKLTITDDDVIEKSNLSRQFLFRDWNIGQAKSTVAASAAASINPSFNIEALQNRVGTETENVFNDTFWENLNVVVNALDNVNARLYVDQRCLYFQKPLLESGTLGAKCNTQMVIPHLTENYGASRDPPEKQAPMCTVHSFPHNIDHCLTWARSEFEGLLEKTPAEVNAYLSNPSEYTTSMRNAGDAQARDNLERVLECLDSDKCETFEDCITWARLKFEDYFANRLKQLIYTFPEDAATSTGAPFWSAPKRFPHPLQFSSSDLGHLNFVLAASILRAETFGIPIPDWVKNTRKVAEAVDRVIVPDFQPKKGVKIVTDEKATSLSTASIDDAAVINDLIVRLERCRATLPSEFRMKPIQFEKDDDTNYHMDVIAGLANMRARNYSIPEVDKLKAKFIAGRIIPAIATSTAMATGLVCLELYKVLDGGHKVEDYRNTFANLALPLFSMAEPVPPKIIKHQDMNWTVWDRWIVGDNPTLRELLEWLKAKGLNAYSISCGSCLLYNSMFPKHKERMDKKVADLGRDVAKLDIPSYRRHLDVVVACEDDDDNDIDIPQISIYFR, encoded by the exons ATGCTTCCAACTAAGAGACCTTGCGAAGTACCGGTTGCAGCAGAGGAGACCGAGAACAGCGACATTTGCAGCAGTAGTTTTTCTAAGAAGAATCGGATCGCCGCCGGAACCGCTGATTCCACGGTGAAGAACGACGATTTCACCGTCCGGAGCTTCAACAACAACAGTAGCAGCAAAAGCGGGAGTACGAGTGAGGGAGCGTCGGCCATGGCTTTGGGCGACTCTAACCCGCCGGAAATCGATGAGGATCTCCACAGCCGTCAGCTCGCCGTGTATGGTCGGGAGACCATGCGAAGGCTGTTTGGCTCCAGCGTTCTGGTCTCCGGGATGCAAGGTCTTGGCGTCGAGATTG CGAAGAATCTTATTCTTGCTGGTGTCAAATCTGTGACATTGCATGATGAGGGAACTGTGGAGCTGTGGGATCTTTCCAGTAATTTTGTGTTTTCAGAGAATGATGTTGGTAAAAACAGGGCAACATCTTCTGTTAGTAAGCTACAGGAGCTCAACAATGCTGTGATTGTCCAAAGCTTGACTACTCCTCTGACAAAAGAGCAGCTTTCTAATTTTCAA GCTGTTGTTTTCACCGATATCAGTCTAGAGAAAGCCTGTGAATTTAATGATTATTGTCGCAGTCAGCAGCCTCCTATTGCCTTTATTAAAACTGAAGTTAGAGGACTTTTTGGTTCCGTGTTCTGTGATTTTGGGCCTGAGTTTACTGTTGTTGATGTTGATGGGGAAGAACCCCACAGTGGCATAATAGCATCCATTAGCAACGACAACCCTGCTCTAGTATCATGTGTTGATGATGAGAGGCTTGAGTTTCAGGATGGAGATCTTGTTGTATTCTCTGAAATTCATGGTATGAAAGAATTGAATGATGGAAAGCCTAGAAAGATTAAAAATGCTAGAGCATATTCGTTTACTCTCGAAGAAGACACTACAAATTATGGTATGTATGAGAAAGGTGGAATTGTTACACAGGTCAAACAATCAAAGGTACTCAACTTCAAGTCACTGAGGGAAGCACTCAGTGATCCTGGTGATTTTCTTCTGAGTGATTTTTCTAAGTTCGACCGCCCACCACTCCTTCACTTAGCATTCCAGGGTTTGGATAAATTCATTTCTGAGCTAGGTCGCTTACCTGTTGCTGGTTCGGAGGAAGATGCAAAAAAGCTTGTATCTATTGTCAGTGAAATTAATGACAACACTACTGATGGAAAATTGGAAGATATTAATCCAAAACTTTTGAGAAACTTTGCCTTTGGTGCCAGGGCAGTATTGAATCCTATGGCTGCTATGTTTGGCGGAATTGTTGGACAAGAGGTTGTCAAAGCGTGCTCTGGGAAATTTCATCCACTTTTTCAG TTCTTCTACTTTGACTCTGTTGAATCACTCCCTTCAGACCCAGTGGACCCAGATGATTTCAAACCAGTAAATGGCCGTTATGATGCACAGATTTCAGTGTTTGGGCGGAAATTACAGAAAAGATTAGAGGATGCTAAAGTGTTTGTTGTTGGATCTGGTGCTTTGGGATGtgagtttttaaaaaatcttgCTCTCATGGGAGTTTCTTGTGGAAGTCAGGGTAAACTCACTATTACTGATGATGATGTGATAGAGAAGAGTAACCTAAGCAGGCAGTTTCTTTTCCGTGATTGGAATATTGGACAGGCTAAGTCCACAGTTGCTGCTTCAGCTGCTGCTTCCATCAATCCTAGTTTTAATATTGAAGCTCTACAAAATCGTGTTGGCACAGAAACTGAAAATGTATTCAATGATACCTTCTGGGAAAACTTGAATGTTGTTGTAAATGCCCTAGACAATGTTAATGCAAGATTATATGTTGATCAGAGATGCCTGTATTTCCAAAAGCCTCTTCTGGAGTCTGGAACTCTTGGAGCGAAATGCAATACACAGATGGTTATTCCTCACCTGACAGAAAACTATGGGGCATCAAGAGATCCTCCTGAGAAACAGGCACCGATGTGCACTGTGCACTCATTTCCACACAACATTGACCATTGCTTGACATGGGCACGATCTGAATTTGAGGGTTTGCTAGAGAAAACTCCAGCTGAAGTAAATGCATATTTGTCTAACCCAAGTGAATATACCACCTCAATGAGGAACGCTGGTGATGCTCAAGCAAGGGATAACTTGGAGCGTGTTCTTGAGTGCCTGGACAGTGACAAATGTGAAACTTTTGAAGATTGTATCACTTGGGCTCGGTTAAA GTTTGAGGATTATTTTGCTAATCGGTTGAAGCAGTTGATCTATACTTTTCCCGAAGATGCTGCAACTAGTACTGGAGCTCCTTTCTGGTCCGCGCCAAAAAGATTCCCTCATCCCCTGCAGTTCTCATCGTCTGATTTAGGTCATCTAAATTTTGTGTTGGCAGCCTCAATTTTGCGTGCAGAAACTTTTGGTATCCCAATCCCTGATTGGGTTAAGAACACTCGGAAGGTGGCTGAAGCTGTGGATAGGGTGATAGTACCCGACTTTCAGCCGAAGAAAGGTGTGAAAATAGTGACAGATGAGAAGGCTACCAGTCTCTCTACAGCTTCTATAGATGATGCAGCAGTTATTAATGATCTAATAGTCAGGTTAGAGAGGTGTCGCGCTACTCTGCCGTCAGAGTTCAGGATGAAACCAATTCAGTTTGAGAAG GATGATGATACAAACTACCATATGGACGTGATTGCTGGGCTTGCGAACATGAGGGCCCGGAATTACAGCATTCCTGAGGTGGACAAGCTGAAAGCCAAGTTTATTGCCGGACGGATCATTCCTGCAATTGCAACCTCGACCGCCATGGCCACTGGTCTTGTCTGCCTGGAGCTTTACAAAGTGTTGGATGGAGGGCACAAAGTTGAAGACTACAGAAACACATTTGCTAATTTGGCACTGCCTCTGTTTTCAATGGCTGAACCAGTTCCACCGAAGATTATCAAGCATCAAGATATGAATTGGACAGTTTGGGATAGATGGATTGTTGGTGATAATCCTACCCTTAGAGAACTTCTTGAGTGGCTTAAGGCAAAGGGGTTGAATGCTTATAGTATTTCCTGTGGAAGTTGCCTGCTCTATAATAGCATGTTCCCTAAACATAAAGAGCGAATGGACAAAAAGGTAGCAGATTTGGGAAGGGACGTGGCCAAGTTGGACATTCCTTCATACCGTCGTCATTTGGACGTTGTTGTAGCATGtgaggatgatgatgataatgacATTGACATCCCTCAAATATCCATTTATTTCCGTTGA
- the LOC114187589 gene encoding mitogen-activated protein kinase kinase kinase 10-like encodes MAAALECWSRRTTSDEDDAFLAAHSSQPRDSSSSSSPSSSLVHKKLLKLTRNVSEALASLRNSLTAMNDSSKPDAPRNLVWTTVVRNLSHIYPGTHLPEKLVCNIRKHYDSLPLSYSQAGFDVKDVFLHMKLMEQALEDEQAAILIQEEGDGEIQLQGSLLKLTFACNSPISWSAMSRALDGYSICCKKIQIFEKKGFTLGIVLLLVLSSGGHEKLVTTQVENALKISMKRPKASGVKLPFGLCGCQEENTKERGHGEIEEDGGDACCGNGFDNFSQKIQLQVPLPSSSFHVAVDEWQTIQSGGDDIEKWLLNSDRLEFAEQIGPNSYKGMYMGKKVSIEKLRGCDKGNSYEFELRKDLLALMTCGHRNIMQFLGVCVDENYGLCVLTKLVEGGSVHDLMLKNKKLSSKDVVRIAVDVAEGMKFMNDHGVAFRDLNTQKIVLDKHGNACLGDMGIVTVCESVGEAMEYETDGYRWLAPEIIASDPESVAETWMSNVYSFGMIIWEMVTGEVAYSAYSPVQAAVGIAACGLRPEIPKDCPQILKSLMIKCWNNTPSKRPNFSEILAILLQQNNCNR; translated from the exons CCCCGGGActcttcttcttcgtcttctCCCTCTTCCTCTCTCGTCCACAAGAAGCTCCTCAAACTCACGCGCAACGTCTCTGAAGCTCTCGCATCCCTCAGAAACTCCCTTACCGCTATGAATGATTCTTCCAAGCCTGACGCACCTCGCAACTTAGTGTGGACCACCGTCGTGCGCAATCTCAGCCATATATACCCCGGGACCCATCTCCCTGAGAAGCTTGTCTGCAACATTCGCAAGCACTATGACTCCCTGCCTCTCAG TTATTCTCAGGCGGGGTTTGATGTGAAAGATGTGTTTCTTCACATGAAGCTGATGGAGCAAGCTTTGGAAGATGAGCAGGCTGCGATTTTGATTCAAGAGGAGGGGGACGGCGAGATTCAACTTCAGGGGTCTTTGTTAAAGTTGACATTCGCTTGCAACTCTCCTATTTCATGGTCCGCAATGTCAAGAGCGTTGGATGGTTACTCCATTTGTTGCAAGAAGATTCAGATATTTGAGAAGAAAGGATTCACCCTTGGGATTGTGCTTCTTCTTGTACTGTCTAGTGGTGGGCATGAGAAGTTGGTGACGACCCAGGTTGAAAACGCTCTCAAGATTTCCATGAAGAGGCCTAAAGCCAGTGGCGTGAAGCTTCCCTTTGGGCTTTGTGGATGTCAAGAAGAGAACACCAAAGAGAGAGGACATGGAGAGAttgaggaagatggtggtgatGCATGTTGTGGAAATGGGTTTGATAATTTTAGCCAAAAGATTCAGCTTCAGGTGCCATTACCTAGTTCATCTTTTCATGTAGCGGTAGATGAATGGCAGACTATTCAATCAGGTGgggatgatattgaaaaatGGTTGTTGAACTCTGATCGTCTTGAGTTTGCAGAACAGATTGGGCCCAATTCGTATAAGGGGATGTACATGGGGAAAAAAGTTAGCATCGAGAAGCTTAGAGGGTGTGATAAAGGGAACTCTTATGAGTTTGAGCTCAGGAAAGACCTGCTGGCATTGATGACCTGTGGTCATAGAAATATTATGCAATTTTTGGGTGTTTGTGTGGATGAAAACTATGGGTTATGTGTATTGACAAAACTTGTGGAAGGTGGATCTGTTCACGACTTAATGTTAAAGAATAAGAAGCTTTCGAGCAAGGATGTTGTAAGAATTGCAGTGGATGTGGCTGAGGGAATGAAGTTTATGAATGATCACGGTGTTGCATTCAGAGACCTTAATACGCAGAAGATTGTTTTGGATAAGCATGGGAATGCTTGCTTGGGTGATATGGGTATTGTCACTGTTTGCGAGAGTGTTGGAGAGGCAATGGAGTATGAAACTGATGGTTATCGGTGGCTAGCACCAGAG ATAATTGCTAGTGATCCAGAGAGTGTAGCAGAGACATGGATGAGTAATGTTTATAGTTTTGGAATGATTATCTGGGAGATGGTAACTGGTGAGGTAGCATATTCTGCATATTCACCTGTGCAAGCAGCAGTTGGCATTGCTGCTTGTGGCCTAAGACCTGAAATCCCCAAGGATTGCCCTCAAATTCTGAAGTCTCTCATGATAAAGTGCTGGAACAACACCCCTTCAAAACGCCCTAACTTCTCTGAAATTTTGGCCATATTGTTGCAACAAAACAACTGCAATaggtaa